A DNA window from Bos mutus isolate GX-2022 chromosome 11, NWIPB_WYAK_1.1, whole genome shotgun sequence contains the following coding sequences:
- the TOR4A gene encoding torsin-4A, which produces MDRGQSSPEPSAPVAPSPSVIAPVRAVVRLRHQVHLLRKRRPPSPAVAPDPGAAALRVPREQPQFFTFDGPAERASRSARKRRRRSRLVLYPETSRKFGPRAERQSRAQRCLLLLVAIVGFQVLNAIENLDDNALRYDLDGLEKTLQRAVFGQPAAVGRLVALLRDYLATHVHSRPLLLALHGPSGVGKSHVGRLLARHFRAVLEDGTLVLQYHTRHHCPAPRAAAGCREELARRVADVLARAEAEEKTPLLVLDDAELLPPALLDELHGLLQPQRPPRFHNAVYVLLSGAGGAEVTRFVLQNASRAGRADGAEELRAAEEELRASLHALLVRQHPLWEAAAIVPFLLLDKRDVVNCFRDEMAGEGFFPEQARAELLAAQLSYYRVAGREFAVNGCKQVVAAVNLL; this is translated from the coding sequence ATGGACCGCGGCCAGTCCAGCCCCGAGCCCTCGGCCCCGGTCGCCCCCAGCCCGAGCGTGATCGCCCCCGTGCGCGCCGTCGTCCGCTTGCGCCACCAAGTGCACCTCCTGCGCAAGCGGCGGCCGCCCTCGCCGGCCGTGGCGCCAGACCCCGGGGCTGCGGCGTTGCGCGTCCCCCGGGAGCAGCCGCAGTTCTTCACCTTCGACGGGCCGGCCGAGCGGGCCTCGAGATCCGCGCGGAAGCGGCGCCGGCGCAGCCGCCTGGTGCTCTACCCCGAGACCTCGCGCAAGTTCGGGCCGCGAGCCGAGCGCCAGAGCCGCGCCCAGCGCTGCCTGCTGTTGCTTGTGGCCATCGTGGGCTTCCAGGTGCTCAACGCCATTGAGAACCTGGACGACAACGCGCTGCGCTATGACCTCGACGGGCTGGAGAAGACGCTGCAGCGCGCTGTGTTCGGGCAGCCGGCGGCCGTGGGCCGCCTCGTGGCTCTGCTGCGGGACTACCTGGCCACGCACGTGCACAGCCGCCCGCTGCTCCTGGCGCTGCACGGGCCTAGCGGCGTGGGCAAGAGCCACGTGGGCCGCCTGCTGGCGCGCCACTTCCGCGCAGTGCTGGAGGACGGCACGCTTGTGCTGCAGTACCACACGCGCCACCACTGCCCCGCGCCGCGCGCCGCCGCCGGCTGCCGCGAGGAGCTGGCGCGGCGTGTGGCCGATGTGCTGGCGCGGGCCGAGGCGGAGGAGAAGACCCCGCTTCTGGTGCTGGACGACGCGGAGCTGCTGCCGCCGGCGCTGCTGGACGAGCTGCACGGCCTCCTGCAGCCGCAGCGGCCGCCGCGCTTCCACAACGCCGTCTACGTGCTGCTCAGCGGCGCGGGCGGCGCTGAGGTCACGCGCTTCGTGCTGCAGAACGCGTCCCGCGCGGGGCGCGCCGACGGGGCGGAGGAGCTGCGCGCGGCCGAGGAGGAGCTGCGCGCCAGCCTGCACGCACTGCTGGTCCGCCAGCACCCGCTGTGGGAGGCCGCGGCCATCGTGCCCTTTCTGCTGCTGGACAAGCGGGACGTGGTCAACTGCTTCCGGGACGAGATGGCCGGGGAGGGCTTCTTCCCCGAGCAGGCCCGCGCCGAGCTGCTGGCCGCGCAGCTCAGCTACTACCGCGTGGCCGGCCGCGAGTTCGCCGTCAACGGCTGTAAGCAGGTGGTGGCCGCGGTCAACCTCTTGTAG